A region from the Triticum urartu cultivar G1812 chromosome 1, Tu2.1, whole genome shotgun sequence genome encodes:
- the LOC125526455 gene encoding nuclear transcription factor Y subunit C-3-like: MRISRPYSGVSRSGATARTGPHALPLARIKKIMKRSAGDGSGGDGAGARMISGEAPVVFSRACELFVAELTQAAWAATLEGRRRTVHAEDVAAAVRDTDLFDFLVDVVKPRPGDDGVGDGVGLAPAAGVHGGALD; encoded by the coding sequence ATGAGGATTTCGAGGCCGTACTCGGGGGTGTCCAGAAGCGGGGCGACGGCGAGGACGGGGCCGCACGCGCTGCCGCTGGCGCGGATCAAGAAGATCATGAAGCGGTCGGCGGGGGACGGCAGCGGGGGCGACGGCGCCGGGGCCAGGATGATCTCGGGCGAGGCGCCCGTGGTGTTCTCCAGGGCGTGCGAGCTGTTCGTCGCCGAGCTGACGCAGGCCGCCTGGGCCGCCACGCTCGAGGGCCGGCGCCGGACCGTGCACGCCGAGGACGTCGCCGCCGCCGTCAGGGACACCGACCTCTTCGACTTCCTCGTCGACGTCGTCAAGCCCAGGCCAGGTGACGACGGCGTCGGCGACGGAGTCGGCCTCGCGCCGGCCGCCGGTGTCCACGGCGGCGCGCTCGACTAG